Proteins encoded in a region of the Paenibacillus sp. W2I17 genome:
- a CDS encoding ABC transporter ATP-binding protein, whose protein sequence is MSAETIADRREAKGASEKKLNERFVYQDDEIIEKPFNWKEFGRLFAYMKPYAKQLLPLVILMMILGTITKLSVPFLISLAIDRAIAPATGLPSMTMLYLIAGSIFVLYLIQWAANTYRIKLTNIIGQRVIYDLRSDLFKHIQKLSFNFFDKRPAGSVLVRVTNDINSLQDLFTNGAVNVMIDCVQLLGIIVILLLINWKLGLAVIITVPIMFIISTKLRVLIRRAWQDVRMKNSRINSHLNESIQGIRVTQAYTQEKENMKYFDNMNLSSKKSWDRASAMNQGFGPLIEITGGFGTLILFWFGAYLIQEGQLTVGLLVAFANYVGNFWDPINRLGQMYNQLLVAMASSERIFEFMDEKPSIADKPGAKPLPSIKGDIAFENVVFEYEKGRQALKGISFSAAAGQSIALVGHTGSGKSTIINLISRFYDISGGRLTIDGQDVRDVTVESLRSQISIVLQDTFIFSGTIRDNIRFGRLDATNEEVEDAAKAVNAHEFIMKLPGGYDTEVEERGNVLSMGQRQLLSFARALLADPRILILDEATASIDTETELKIQEALKVLLQGRTSFMVAHRLSTIRNADNIIVLDHGEIKEEGNHEQLIQKQGVYNGLIEAQYRFL, encoded by the coding sequence ATGAGTGCCGAAACGATAGCAGACAGGCGCGAGGCCAAAGGGGCCTCTGAGAAGAAACTGAATGAACGATTTGTGTATCAGGACGATGAAATTATTGAAAAACCGTTTAACTGGAAAGAGTTCGGACGTTTGTTTGCATACATGAAACCATATGCGAAACAACTGTTACCACTTGTTATTCTAATGATGATCTTGGGTACCATTACGAAATTGTCCGTACCGTTTCTGATCAGTCTGGCAATTGACCGGGCCATCGCACCGGCAACGGGGTTGCCAAGCATGACTATGCTGTATCTTATCGCAGGCTCCATATTTGTGTTGTATCTCATTCAGTGGGCTGCCAATACGTACCGGATCAAATTGACAAACATTATCGGACAGCGTGTTATTTATGACCTTCGCTCGGATCTGTTCAAGCATATCCAGAAGCTGTCCTTTAACTTTTTTGACAAAAGACCGGCAGGATCCGTACTGGTACGTGTTACGAATGATATTAACTCCCTTCAGGATCTGTTCACGAACGGTGCAGTTAACGTCATGATCGACTGCGTACAGCTGCTCGGGATCATTGTGATCTTGCTGTTGATTAACTGGAAACTGGGCCTTGCCGTAATCATTACGGTGCCAATCATGTTTATCATCTCGACCAAACTGCGGGTGCTGATCCGTCGTGCTTGGCAGGATGTGCGCATGAAGAACTCCCGGATTAACTCCCACTTGAATGAATCCATTCAAGGGATTCGAGTGACTCAGGCCTATACCCAGGAAAAAGAGAACATGAAATACTTTGACAACATGAACCTGTCCAGCAAAAAGTCATGGGATAGAGCATCAGCGATGAACCAAGGCTTTGGACCGCTGATTGAGATTACCGGCGGATTCGGTACATTAATCCTTTTCTGGTTTGGTGCTTATCTGATTCAGGAAGGTCAATTGACTGTGGGATTACTTGTTGCTTTTGCCAACTATGTCGGCAACTTCTGGGACCCAATCAACCGTCTGGGACAGATGTACAATCAGTTGCTGGTTGCGATGGCATCATCGGAGCGTATCTTCGAATTCATGGATGAAAAACCAAGTATTGCGGATAAACCAGGTGCCAAGCCACTTCCTTCTATTAAAGGAGATATCGCATTTGAAAATGTTGTGTTCGAATACGAGAAAGGCAGACAGGCGCTTAAAGGAATCAGCTTCTCAGCGGCTGCGGGACAATCGATTGCACTTGTTGGTCATACGGGCTCAGGTAAAAGTACGATCATCAATCTGATCAGTCGTTTCTATGATATATCCGGCGGACGTCTCACCATTGACGGACAGGATGTGCGGGATGTAACGGTAGAGAGTTTACGCAGCCAGATCAGCATTGTATTACAGGATACCTTCATCTTCTCGGGTACGATTCGTGACAATATTCGATTTGGACGACTGGATGCAACGAATGAAGAGGTGGAGGACGCAGCCAAAGCAGTCAATGCACATGAGTTCATCATGAAGCTGCCTGGCGGATATGATACCGAAGTAGAGGAACGCGGGAACGTATTATCCATGGGACAGCGACAATTGTTATCCTTTGCCCGTGCGCTGCTTGCTGATCCACGCATACTGATCCTGGATGAAGCTACAGCCAGCATTGATACGGAGACAGAGCTTAAAATCCAGGAAGCGTTGAAGGTGCTGTTGCAGGGAAGAACCTCCTTTATGGTCGCTCACCGTCTCTCAACCATACGGAATGCAGATAACATTATCGTCCTGGATCATGGTGAAATTAAAGAAGAGGGCAACCATGAGCAGCTGATCCAAAAACAAGGTGTCTATAATGGGCTCATTGAAGCTCAATACAGATTTTTGTAA
- a CDS encoding NAD(P)/FAD-dependent oxidoreductase, whose product MIEEDIYDVTIIGGGPAGMYAAFYAGMRDMKVKIIEGKDQLGGFLHTYAEKTIWDVGGLPPMKCSKLIEWLVQQANTFNPTVVLNCKVERFTRLDNGIWSMYTTGGKIHYTRTIIVAVGRGIAEIQKLELQEQMECEYENLHYTVQNPEHFSGKRVLISGGGNSAVDWAIELAQLARSVVVIHRNNEFRAMERNVSEMNNITDVRTPYSITQLHNNGKRIQQVEITHMKKSGQCGVGSG is encoded by the coding sequence ATGATTGAAGAAGATATCTATGATGTAACCATCATCGGAGGCGGCCCTGCTGGCATGTATGCAGCTTTTTATGCAGGGATGCGTGATATGAAAGTTAAAATCATCGAAGGTAAAGACCAGCTTGGTGGATTTCTGCATACCTATGCGGAAAAAACAATTTGGGATGTAGGCGGTCTACCACCTATGAAATGTTCGAAGTTGATCGAGTGGCTTGTTCAGCAGGCCAATACGTTTAATCCAACGGTTGTATTGAATTGCAAAGTGGAAAGATTCACTCGACTGGATAACGGAATATGGAGTATGTATACCACTGGAGGGAAGATACATTATACGCGTACGATCATTGTTGCGGTGGGCCGAGGTATCGCAGAAATTCAAAAATTGGAGCTTCAAGAGCAAATGGAATGTGAGTATGAAAATCTTCATTACACCGTCCAAAATCCAGAACATTTTTCAGGGAAACGTGTGCTCATTTCAGGAGGAGGCAACAGTGCAGTAGATTGGGCAATTGAACTTGCTCAACTTGCTCGCAGCGTAGTTGTAATCCACCGGAATAATGAGTTCCGCGCGATGGAACGAAATGTAAGTGAGATGAACAATATAACGGATGTGAGAACACCATACAGCATCACGCAGCTTCATAATAATGGCAAGCGAATCCAGCAGGTTGAGATTACACATATGAAAAAGTCAGGACAATGTGGTGTTGGAAGTGGATGA
- a CDS encoding AraC family transcriptional regulator — translation MDNNEINSKHLDHLDHMNFRLLHVNYTSDPATEWLLRKHFIETYMLLFVASGQGWLKIDGSFIELKAGGLYVGFPGQLVEANVHSLDERGVYHMSFDVMYALEQEGGTALEMMKQLLRNEVNGEVSSSSPVAVGVICQMIYHHTLKKDGLQRYYGQIRFQELLYTMFYNVACAEKTDLASPIEHVKGYMEQNYSKRLTIEELANVARMSPRHFMRLFKKRYGYSPVDYLTLYRIKQAQILMRNDHSYRLKDVASYVGYQDETYFRRKFKQISGIPPAAFIRNSKQKIAAVHSLSIGILLALQIIPCAAQASHPWTYYYRRKYETDKVMPLAESETTWLEQLRLVNPDYIITIGTESESLQSQLQSIAPVCDLPWEKGDWREHLRYVASFLDRSDIAEVWLQRYEEKVKIIKNQLTDFIRKDKLVILKVHGEALQMLGPRSIASVFYDDMQMEGPEGVETYWERGTVTIKELSVLNVERILLIVGDDETSRQTWSAVRKSEEWLELLAVQNGSMDILLSSVLLDYTAFTHELMLDEILKLWQDRP, via the coding sequence ATGGACAACAACGAAATAAATTCAAAGCATTTGGATCACCTGGATCATATGAATTTTAGACTCCTTCACGTGAATTATACGAGTGATCCTGCGACGGAGTGGCTTCTGAGGAAACACTTCATTGAAACATACATGTTATTATTTGTAGCCAGTGGGCAAGGGTGGTTAAAGATAGATGGCAGTTTCATTGAATTAAAGGCGGGAGGACTGTATGTAGGCTTCCCGGGGCAACTGGTTGAGGCAAATGTGCATTCGTTGGATGAACGAGGCGTGTATCACATGAGTTTTGATGTCATGTATGCACTGGAGCAGGAGGGTGGAACGGCCCTTGAAATGATGAAGCAACTTTTACGTAATGAAGTGAATGGCGAGGTCAGCTCATCTTCGCCCGTTGCTGTTGGCGTGATCTGTCAGATGATTTACCACCACACATTGAAGAAGGATGGTTTGCAAAGGTACTATGGTCAGATTCGTTTTCAGGAACTGTTGTATACCATGTTTTACAACGTGGCCTGTGCCGAAAAGACGGATCTGGCTTCACCAATTGAACATGTTAAAGGCTACATGGAGCAGAATTATTCGAAGAGATTAACCATTGAGGAATTAGCAAATGTGGCACGAATGAGCCCTCGACACTTCATGCGTTTATTCAAGAAAAGGTATGGTTACAGTCCAGTGGACTATTTAACGCTATACCGAATTAAACAAGCCCAGATCTTAATGAGAAATGATCACAGTTATCGACTCAAGGATGTGGCATCGTATGTGGGTTATCAGGATGAGACGTATTTTCGGCGTAAATTCAAGCAAATCTCTGGCATTCCACCAGCAGCGTTTATACGTAATAGCAAACAAAAAATTGCTGCAGTTCATTCTTTGAGCATTGGTATACTGCTTGCATTGCAGATCATTCCATGTGCCGCGCAGGCAAGTCATCCATGGACATACTATTACAGACGTAAATATGAAACGGACAAAGTTATGCCACTCGCAGAGAGTGAGACCACTTGGCTGGAACAGCTTCGATTAGTTAATCCTGATTATATTATTACGATTGGGACGGAGTCTGAGTCTCTGCAAAGTCAGCTTCAATCCATTGCTCCAGTGTGTGACCTCCCGTGGGAAAAAGGGGATTGGAGAGAGCATTTGAGATATGTTGCAAGCTTTTTGGACAGGTCGGATATTGCAGAGGTATGGCTTCAAAGATATGAAGAGAAGGTAAAGATCATTAAGAATCAGCTTACAGATTTCATACGAAAAGACAAACTGGTTATACTCAAAGTTCATGGTGAAGCATTGCAGATGTTAGGCCCAAGGAGCATTGCTTCCGTTTTTTACGATGATATGCAAATGGAGGGTCCCGAAGGAGTTGAGACTTATTGGGAACGGGGCACAGTGACCATTAAGGAGCTATCTGTTCTCAACGTTGAAAGAATATTGCTGATTGTGGGTGATGATGAGACATCCAGGCAGACATGGTCTGCTGTGCGTAAGTCTGAAGAATGGCTTGAGTTGTTAGCTGTACAGAATGGCAGCATGGATATCCTTTTGTCGAGCGTCCTGCTGGACTACACTGCGTTTACCCATGAGCTTATGTTGGATGAAATATTAAAGTTATGGCAAGATCGTCCATAG
- a CDS encoding FAD-dependent oxidoreductase: MDEVVISHGYKSNLSDLASCGLEMDDGMVLMSHHAQTSLPGVLAAGDCATHESKVRLIAGAFNDAIVAVNSAKQYMTPDAPQMAYVSSHNEIFREKNRQIPSL; this comes from the coding sequence GTGGATGAAGTCGTCATTAGTCACGGATATAAGAGCAATCTAAGTGATCTTGCCAGTTGTGGCTTAGAAATGGACGATGGAATGGTTCTAATGAGCCACCATGCACAGACGAGTCTTCCGGGTGTTTTAGCAGCAGGGGACTGTGCGACCCACGAGAGCAAAGTTAGACTCATTGCAGGAGCCTTCAATGATGCGATCGTGGCAGTTAATAGTGCGAAACAATATATGACGCCAGACGCACCCCAGATGGCTTATGTTTCTTCCCATAATGAAATCTTCAGAGAAAAAAATCGACAAATTCCAAGTCTTTAA
- a CDS encoding dynamin family protein gives MSRTDYPKEMAKPLLPLREAMEQTGDHTAVQAITDLISKAEMKHLTIAFCGHFSAGKSSLINSLCGKRVLPSSPVPTSANVVSIRNGKPRALIYTTPNVSADNGAGTLEVSPEELEAYCKNGGAYSSIEVWDDIPLLKDDAVLLDTPGVDSTDRGHSLATHSALHLADVVFYVMDYNHVQSETNLSFAKSLSDWGKPLFLIVNQIDKHRERELSFDQYTEGVEAIFAAWEVRYDGLLFTSLRDKQHRYNQWDVLPELIGHMMQEKEALITHSLASSASHVTEQHLTREAEKREDEENSLLDEIGGKEGIERLERELELLDQQAADIRTGPSRLREKFRAELEPLLANANLTPADIRASAAAYLESRKPSFRVGLLFSGGKTEQEKQRRASELVRLLQDQASGQVEVHIRTMLRQLGESHQVWGAEWEQALNTELPAVDEELLEMKRSASAEVSPEYVIQFSKDVRGEIEARYRRSAMMLADRMLEALGARGEAALQTLEASRAALLAQSAAAARYTALQRSAAAEAAELRSLLPHAGPLPSGLLPEVKGPHVPAVPEPGEAPGSHAGTSTSVAAQPQTSEAPPAQRAVAVAVPGPSSAAGAERRRRLDAAAARLEAAAALVEPYPAMGSAVRDLRARAASLAGGTFTLALFGAFSAGKSSFANALLGEAVLPVSPHPTTAAINRIMAPAGGAEHGTARVRMKTRDAFQEDLGYSFRLLGLGEPGTEWQKRVRSLSPQDVHPAGRPHYSFLQAAASGWEETADQLGQDVLVDLDGYRNFVANEKKSCFVDSIDLYYSCDVTEQGIVLVDTPGADSVNARHTGVTFNYMKNADALIFVTYYNHAFSQGDRQFLNQLGRVKDSSAMDQMFFVVNASDLSSSEEELEQVLDHVSTQLRSNGIRAPRLFPVSSILAMEGKMAGDSKLLEQSGFIRFEEEFNQFAGRELADLAVGGASEEMARVIQRLKKRAEDAAQGEEVLQQRRDELETIQGQSRQRIQQLAARSMKEELSQETAELLFHVRQRLAYRLGLFMAEAFHPSVLREDRGNLKMAFAACGRELLRMIAIELEQELLATTLRLEQAGQTWLMKQVTECIDEVRQLSGGVDVSLPLNERWSTPVLEEVRLEEPSGWKSYLNYFRNPKQFFEGDGRQRLQEALDPVLKQMIIEVLPAAQDKLIQFYDNQLCQSLQHQSRQLEERLDEAVSGIQDTLESGIPAEQWTSLSNQLEQIERS, from the coding sequence ATGTCCAGAACAGATTACCCAAAAGAAATGGCCAAACCTCTGCTTCCGCTGCGTGAAGCGATGGAGCAGACAGGGGACCATACGGCTGTACAGGCTATAACGGATTTAATCAGCAAGGCGGAAATGAAACATCTGACAATTGCGTTCTGTGGTCATTTCTCTGCAGGCAAATCGAGTCTCATCAACAGTTTATGTGGTAAACGGGTCCTGCCTTCAAGTCCTGTGCCAACAAGTGCAAATGTGGTATCCATACGTAATGGTAAGCCAAGAGCGCTTATCTATACTACTCCAAACGTAAGCGCTGACAATGGAGCAGGAACACTTGAAGTTTCTCCAGAGGAATTGGAGGCGTATTGCAAAAATGGTGGAGCTTACAGCTCGATTGAGGTATGGGATGATATTCCTCTGCTGAAAGATGATGCTGTCCTGCTGGATACACCAGGTGTGGATTCAACAGATCGCGGACATAGTCTCGCAACCCATTCAGCGCTCCATCTGGCGGATGTGGTGTTCTATGTCATGGACTATAATCATGTTCAGTCCGAGACAAACCTTTCATTTGCCAAGAGTCTGTCGGATTGGGGCAAACCGTTGTTTTTGATCGTGAACCAGATCGACAAGCATCGGGAGCGTGAGCTCTCTTTTGACCAATATACCGAAGGTGTCGAAGCTATATTTGCGGCCTGGGAAGTCAGATATGACGGACTGTTGTTTACTTCCCTCCGCGACAAGCAGCATCGCTACAACCAGTGGGATGTGCTTCCGGAACTCATTGGACACATGATGCAAGAGAAGGAAGCGTTAATTACGCACAGTTTGGCAAGTTCGGCCAGTCATGTAACGGAGCAACATCTGACGAGAGAAGCGGAGAAACGTGAAGACGAAGAGAATTCCCTGCTGGATGAGATTGGTGGCAAGGAAGGAATTGAACGCTTGGAACGAGAGCTGGAGCTTCTTGATCAACAAGCAGCAGACATTCGTACCGGGCCTTCGCGATTGCGTGAGAAATTCCGGGCAGAGCTTGAGCCTCTTCTGGCAAATGCGAATCTTACACCTGCGGATATTCGTGCGTCGGCTGCCGCCTATTTGGAGAGCCGCAAACCAAGTTTCAGGGTAGGTTTATTGTTCTCAGGTGGCAAAACCGAGCAGGAGAAACAACGTCGTGCTTCTGAACTGGTACGGCTGTTACAGGATCAGGCTTCCGGGCAAGTTGAGGTACATATTCGTACAATGCTTAGACAGCTGGGTGAATCTCATCAGGTATGGGGAGCGGAGTGGGAGCAGGCACTTAATACGGAGCTGCCTGCTGTAGATGAAGAATTATTGGAGATGAAACGTAGTGCCAGTGCAGAGGTATCTCCCGAGTATGTGATTCAGTTCAGTAAAGATGTGCGGGGCGAGATTGAGGCCCGCTATCGCAGGTCGGCCATGATGCTGGCCGACCGCATGCTGGAAGCGCTGGGGGCGCGAGGCGAAGCCGCGCTCCAGACGCTGGAAGCCAGCCGCGCAGCGCTGCTGGCGCAATCCGCGGCGGCGGCGCGTTACACAGCGCTCCAGCGCAGCGCCGCCGCAGAGGCAGCAGAGCTGCGCAGCCTGCTGCCCCATGCGGGCCCCCTCCCCTCCGGGCTATTGCCGGAGGTGAAGGGCCCGCACGTGCCCGCGGTGCCTGAACCGGGCGAAGCTCCCGGTTCGCATGCGGGCACGTCAACGTCTGTGGCTGCGCAGCCACAGACGTCAGAGGCACCGCCAGCGCAGCGCGCAGTCGCGGTGGCGGTGCCTGGGCCATCGTCGGCGGCTGGCGCTGAACGCCGCCGACGCCTGGACGCAGCAGCGGCACGACTTGAAGCCGCTGCTGCGCTGGTGGAGCCGTACCCCGCCATGGGGTCGGCGGTACGGGATCTGCGTGCACGCGCGGCTTCGCTTGCGGGTGGCACGTTCACTTTGGCGCTGTTCGGAGCATTCAGCGCTGGCAAATCCTCCTTCGCCAACGCGTTGCTGGGCGAAGCTGTACTACCCGTCTCGCCGCATCCAACAACAGCGGCGATTAACCGGATTATGGCTCCTGCCGGGGGCGCGGAGCATGGAACAGCCCGGGTCCGCATGAAGACCCGGGACGCCTTCCAGGAAGATCTCGGCTATTCCTTCCGATTACTCGGACTGGGTGAGCCTGGAACCGAGTGGCAGAAGCGAGTACGTTCCCTCTCGCCACAGGATGTGCATCCCGCGGGGCGCCCGCATTACAGCTTTTTGCAGGCAGCAGCATCCGGCTGGGAAGAAACAGCGGACCAGTTAGGTCAGGATGTGCTGGTGGATTTGGACGGTTATCGTAACTTTGTCGCAAACGAGAAGAAGTCCTGTTTTGTAGACAGTATCGATCTGTATTACAGTTGCGATGTGACTGAACAAGGCATTGTATTGGTAGACACACCAGGAGCGGACTCCGTCAATGCTCGTCATACGGGTGTAACCTTCAATTATATGAAGAATGCGGATGCACTCATTTTTGTAACGTATTACAACCATGCTTTCTCACAAGGAGATCGCCAGTTCCTGAATCAGTTGGGACGTGTTAAGGATAGTTCTGCCATGGATCAGATGTTCTTTGTTGTGAATGCCAGTGACTTGTCTTCCTCTGAGGAAGAGCTGGAGCAGGTTCTCGATCACGTGAGCACCCAACTGCGCAGTAATGGAATTCGGGCACCACGACTCTTCCCGGTATCCAGCATACTGGCGATGGAAGGCAAGATGGCAGGTGATTCGAAGCTGCTGGAACAATCCGGTTTTATCCGTTTTGAGGAAGAGTTTAACCAATTTGCAGGCAGAGAATTAGCTGATCTTGCTGTCGGTGGAGCTTCCGAAGAGATGGCACGTGTCATTCAGCGGCTGAAGAAGCGTGCGGAAGATGCGGCTCAGGGGGAGGAAGTATTGCAGCAACGGCGGGATGAACTGGAGACTATCCAGGGACAGTCACGCCAGCGCATACAGCAACTTGCAGCAAGATCCATGAAGGAAGAATTGTCACAGGAAACAGCAGAATTACTCTTCCATGTGCGGCAGCGACTTGCCTATCGTCTTGGTCTATTCATGGCAGAAGCATTCCATCCATCCGTACTTCGGGAGGATCGGGGCAATCTGAAGATGGCTTTTGCAGCCTGTGGACGTGAACTGTTACGCATGATTGCCATTGAACTGGAGCAGGAACTGCTTGCTACCACCCTCAGACTTGAACAGGCAGGTCAGACCTGGCTGATGAAGCAAGTTACGGAATGTATAGATGAGGTGAGACAGTTATCAGGAGGCGTGGATGTGTCACTGCCACTGAACGAACGCTGGAGCACACCTGTGCTTGAAGAAGTTCGTCTGGAAGAACCGTCCGGATGGAAAAGCTATTTGAATTATTTCCGCAATCCGAAACAGTTCTTCGAAGGGGATGGGCGTCAGCGGTTACAAGAGGCACTTGATCCTGTCCTCAAACAGATGATCATTGAAGTTCTTCCTGCTGCGCAAGACAAACTGATTCAGTTTTATGACAACCAGCTCTGTCAATCCTTGCAACACCAATCCCGTCAGTTGGAAGAACGTCTGGACGAGGCGGTAAGTGGAATTCAAGATACACTGGAGAGCGGAATTCCGGCGGAGCAATGGACCAGCTTGTCTAACCAACTGGAACAGATTGAACGCAGTTAA
- a CDS encoding ABC transporter substrate-binding protein: MRFRWLTVICTMMLMLVISACGAAGKEASSSVGQEAGTANSSTTEASQVKKVNTEMGEVEIPVNPQKIVGLSVVYPEFLYSLGIVPIAVQNYHEDFPSYLQEPFANTMKMGIGRTPNFEALMEAAPDLIIAPDWWSKKDYDQLTLIAPTVLLPQRDDWRDELRDMAKILDKEEQAEKVIQDLVDKEKVAAAKLDKLIGEETVLYIRVMEKEIVLHGENLDRGNFVHKRLGMNPLPNFPKDQTAMSVSLEVLPEYDADHLIVQLDDETNPEIKKKFEDMLSSSLWKNLKAVKQDHVYMVGGKEWFNLGMSPLADEYVIDDIVAAFEAKNK, from the coding sequence ATGAGATTCAGATGGTTAACCGTAATATGCACAATGATGTTGATGCTCGTTATTTCGGCTTGTGGGGCAGCAGGCAAAGAAGCATCCTCGAGCGTGGGACAAGAAGCGGGTACCGCCAATTCTTCAACAACAGAAGCCAGTCAGGTGAAAAAAGTGAACACGGAAATGGGAGAAGTTGAAATTCCAGTGAACCCACAAAAAATAGTTGGTTTGTCCGTTGTATATCCAGAATTTTTATATTCACTTGGCATCGTACCTATTGCTGTACAGAACTACCATGAAGATTTTCCTTCTTACTTACAAGAGCCATTCGCAAACACGATGAAAATGGGAATAGGAAGAACGCCTAACTTTGAAGCCCTGATGGAGGCAGCTCCGGATTTGATTATCGCTCCTGACTGGTGGTCCAAAAAGGACTATGATCAGCTTACTCTGATTGCACCTACCGTACTTTTGCCACAGCGTGATGATTGGCGCGATGAACTGCGGGATATGGCCAAAATTTTGGACAAAGAAGAACAGGCAGAAAAGGTGATTCAGGATTTGGTGGATAAGGAGAAGGTAGCTGCTGCCAAATTGGATAAGCTGATTGGTGAGGAGACTGTTCTCTACATTAGAGTGATGGAAAAAGAAATCGTACTTCATGGGGAGAACCTTGACCGAGGGAACTTTGTCCACAAACGATTGGGAATGAATCCACTTCCTAATTTCCCGAAAGATCAAACTGCCATGTCCGTATCCTTGGAAGTACTTCCTGAATACGACGCAGATCATCTGATCGTTCAGCTGGATGATGAGACTAATCCGGAAATTAAAAAGAAATTTGAAGATATGTTATCTTCATCGTTATGGAAAAATCTGAAAGCAGTCAAGCAGGACCACGTCTACATGGTGGGTGGCAAGGAATGGTTCAATCTGGGAATGTCTCCACTTGCCGATGAATATGTCATTGATGATATTGTTGCTGCTTTTGAAGCAAAAAACAAATAA
- a CDS encoding ABC transporter ATP-binding protein: protein MDVLRQLQIFFWEKRTYLFVSILFLALATALGLVYPYMLRILIDDIIVPRTFEDVPIIALTVLGVVILKAGMQFLHGFFGGRLGNFLAYRLRNACYEKLQFLSFRYYDTAKTGDLMSRLTGDLEAIRNFIGFGFAQILNMVLMVVFGAIMMMTMSWQLTLFTLICIPLLAFVALRFESKIHPAFQEMRLALSSLTTAVQENITGVRTVKSFAREPYEVEKFSTRNERYKTNQIHAATLWSRYFPIMEILASVSIVLLLVIGGRMVIQKTLTLGELVAFFSLIWYIIGPMWNLGFHINNYTQSKASGERVLELLNTPVDVEETQDPVIVEADQVNGHVTFESVTFAYGNKMPAVTDINFDAAPGSVIGFLGGTGSGKSTIIQLLMRAYNVNSGTIKLDGKNIKDIGIRSLRSQIASVFQETFLFSSSIRNNISYGLKNVTMDEIIRAAKLAKAHDFIMEFLDGYDTVVGERGMGLSGGQKQRIAIARALLKNPKILVLDDATSAVDMETEHEIQSGFQEVMRGRTTFIIAHRISSLRHADEILVLDEGRVVQRGKHTELIEVPGPYQDVYKIQYADYIARGKREAGEQVNS from the coding sequence ATGGATGTTCTTAGGCAACTGCAAATCTTTTTTTGGGAAAAGCGAACGTATTTATTTGTATCAATCTTGTTCCTCGCCTTAGCGACCGCACTTGGGTTGGTGTATCCGTACATGCTGAGGATACTGATTGATGACATCATTGTTCCGCGAACTTTTGAAGACGTTCCCATAATTGCCTTGACAGTGTTAGGTGTAGTTATTTTGAAAGCGGGAATGCAGTTTTTACATGGCTTTTTTGGAGGACGCTTGGGTAACTTCCTGGCGTACAGACTTCGTAACGCATGTTATGAAAAGCTTCAATTTTTATCCTTCCGTTATTATGATACGGCCAAGACAGGTGATCTGATGTCCCGCCTCACGGGAGATTTGGAAGCCATCCGTAACTTTATCGGATTTGGTTTCGCCCAGATTCTCAACATGGTTTTGATGGTCGTATTCGGCGCAATCATGATGATGACCATGAGTTGGCAGCTGACGCTGTTCACGCTCATATGCATCCCATTACTTGCCTTCGTTGCGCTGAGATTCGAATCCAAAATTCACCCTGCGTTTCAGGAGATGCGGCTGGCGCTCAGTTCACTGACAACAGCGGTACAGGAGAATATCACTGGCGTACGTACGGTAAAATCCTTTGCACGTGAGCCTTATGAAGTGGAGAAATTTTCCACACGTAATGAACGTTACAAAACGAATCAGATTCATGCCGCAACATTGTGGAGTCGCTATTTTCCGATCATGGAGATTCTTGCTTCGGTGAGTATCGTTCTGTTGCTGGTGATCGGTGGAAGAATGGTTATACAGAAGACGCTGACACTCGGTGAACTCGTTGCCTTTTTCAGTTTGATCTGGTACATAATCGGTCCAATGTGGAACCTTGGGTTCCATATCAACAACTATACGCAATCCAAAGCTTCAGGTGAACGGGTGCTCGAACTGCTCAATACGCCAGTGGACGTGGAAGAAACGCAAGATCCGGTCATTGTGGAGGCAGACCAGGTGAACGGCCATGTGACATTTGAATCCGTTACCTTTGCCTACGGCAACAAAATGCCAGCGGTAACCGATATTAATTTTGATGCTGCACCCGGTTCTGTAATCGGTTTCCTTGGGGGTACAGGGTCTGGTAAATCGACCATCATTCAGCTTCTGATGCGTGCCTATAACGTGAACTCGGGAACGATCAAGCTGGATGGCAAAAACATCAAAGATATAGGTATTCGTAGTTTGCGGAGTCAGATCGCTTCCGTTTTCCAGGAAACATTCCTGTTCTCATCCAGCATTCGTAATAATATTTCCTACGGGCTTAAGAACGTCACCATGGATGAGATCATCCGTGCAGCCAAACTGGCTAAGGCTCATGACTTCATTATGGAGTTCCTGGACGGATATGACACGGTGGTTGGTGAGCGCGGTATGGGTTTATCGGGTGGACAGAAACAGCGGATTGCAATCGCAAGGGCTTTGCTGAAAAATCCGAAAATTCTGGTACTTGATGACGCAACAAGCGCCGTGGACATGGAGACAGAACACGAGATTCAATCCGGTTTCCAGGAAGTTATGCGCGGCAGAACGACATTTATTATTGCACACCGTATTTCTTCACTACGACATGCAGATGAGATTCTGGTGCTCGATGAAGGTCGCGTAGTACAACGTGGCAAACATACCGAACTCATTGAAGTGCCTGGACCATATCAGGATGTTTATAAAATTCAATATGCAGATTATATTGCCCGCGGTAAGCGGGAGGCTGGGGAGCAGGTGAATTCATGA